A region of Synergistota bacterium DNA encodes the following proteins:
- a CDS encoding carbohydrate ABC transporter permease, protein MKAKKLKKAVVFAVSILIGLWFLIPVVLITLSAFAVSEDYYNPRLIIPRHFTVSHFYKLFFTLGAGHATMVSLLVAGVTIILSFMLGIPAGYALARYRFRGKDSLKLMVLSTRMFPLMILAIPLLVIFMRLGISDTVLGIALAHTTMVLPFVILITSSIFAGVDVEFEEAAMIFGLSRAKAFFKITLPLALPGLAASAIFAFIMSWNEVFVAAILSLQNRTLPAHILSTAMDSPDYFKFTAGFIMAVPALIFIYFARRYLVSMWGISLK, encoded by the coding sequence ATGAAGGCAAAGAAGCTTAAGAAAGCCGTTGTTTTCGCCGTCTCAATTCTCATAGGGTTGTGGTTTCTCATCCCCGTTGTTCTTATAACTCTTTCAGCTTTTGCCGTCTCTGAGGATTACTATAATCCTCGTCTTATAATACCAAGGCATTTTACCGTTTCTCACTTTTACAAGCTATTTTTCACGCTTGGTGCGGGGCATGCTACGATGGTAAGCTTGCTCGTAGCGGGGGTTACCATAATATTGAGTTTTATGCTGGGGATTCCTGCGGGCTATGCCCTTGCGAGATACAGGTTCAGGGGTAAGGATAGTCTCAAACTAATGGTCTTATCAACAAGGATGTTTCCTCTGATGATACTTGCGATACCGCTTTTGGTGATCTTTATGCGGTTGGGCATAAGCGACACCGTTTTGGGAATAGCCTTGGCTCACACAACTATGGTACTCCCCTTCGTTATTCTTATAACGAGCTCTATATTTGCTGGCGTGGATGTGGAATTTGAAGAAGCGGCTATGATTTTTGGGTTATCAAGAGCGAAGGCGTTTTTTAAGATAACCCTTCCTCTCGCTCTTCCGGGGCTGGCAGCTTCGGCCATATTTGCCTTTATAATGTCGTGGAACGAGGTTTTCGTGGCTGCTATTCTCTCGCTTCAGAATAGAACGCTTCCTGCCCACATACTAAGTACTGCGATGGATTCGCCAGACTACTTTAAGTTTACAGCGGGGTTTATAATGGCGGTTCCGGCTTTAATTTTCATTTATTTTGCGAGGAGATACCTGGTCTCCATGTGGGGCATATCTCTTAAGTGA
- a CDS encoding carbohydrate ABC transporter substrate-binding protein encodes MIGKLLKAFKAETGIDVEFVALTYNEMLSRMIAEQKSGKVTLSLVGDLHGGLDVMASRGLLQEIKDISLPNRTFIPTLEKYSVIKGKKVYVPWMQATYVMVVNKEAYKYLPKGLTVDDIKKPTKKWTYDALLAWAKNLKEKTGSPKFGLPMAPKGLFHRFLHGYLLPSFTGYQAKKFNSPGSVKAWEYMRKLIKYTQPASSTWAAMSEPLSKGEVWLAWDHTARIKPAIVQSPEKFDVIPVPKGPAGRGYIIVAVGLAVPKGAPAKEEAYKLIEYLTRPDIQISVLQNVGFFPTVKEAAGAIPAGALKVLAQGVVAQSSAPDSIVAMIPNLGKLGGKFTNTYREVFRRVVLQKMDIKKEIARAGKYLQKLFKEAGAPIQ; translated from the coding sequence ATGATAGGAAAGCTTCTTAAGGCTTTTAAGGCTGAGACAGGTATCGACGTTGAGTTCGTTGCTTTGACTTATAATGAGATGCTTTCAAGAATGATTGCCGAGCAAAAGAGCGGGAAGGTAACGCTCTCTCTTGTTGGGGATCTCCATGGGGGGTTGGATGTCATGGCATCGAGGGGACTGCTCCAGGAGATAAAAGATATATCTCTTCCCAATAGAACTTTTATACCAACCCTCGAGAAGTATTCCGTAATAAAGGGTAAGAAGGTTTATGTGCCTTGGATGCAAGCTACCTATGTTATGGTTGTTAACAAGGAGGCTTATAAATATCTACCTAAAGGACTCACGGTAGATGATATAAAGAAGCCAACGAAGAAGTGGACCTATGACGCTCTTCTCGCTTGGGCTAAGAATTTAAAGGAAAAGACCGGTTCTCCCAAATTTGGCCTTCCCATGGCTCCAAAGGGACTATTCCACAGGTTCCTTCACGGATATCTTCTTCCTTCATTCACCGGCTATCAGGCTAAGAAGTTCAACTCCCCTGGTAGTGTGAAAGCGTGGGAATATATGAGAAAGCTCATCAAGTATACTCAACCAGCAAGTTCAACTTGGGCTGCTATGAGCGAACCACTGTCTAAGGGTGAGGTATGGCTTGCTTGGGATCATACCGCGAGGATTAAGCCTGCTATCGTTCAGTCTCCGGAGAAATTTGATGTTATCCCCGTTCCAAAGGGGCCTGCCGGTAGAGGGTATATTATAGTTGCGGTTGGACTTGCCGTTCCTAAGGGAGCTCCTGCTAAGGAGGAAGCATATAAACTTATCGAATATCTTACCAGACCCGATATACAGATTAGCGTTCTTCAGAATGTAGGATTTTTCCCGACGGTTAAGGAAGCTGCTGGAGCGATTCCTGCTGGAGCTCTTAAGGTTCTGGCACAGGGAGTAGTTGCTCAGTCGTCTGCACCGGATTCCATAGTTGCCATGATACCAAATCTTGGAAAGCTTGGAGGAAAGTTTACCAATACTTACAGAGAGGTGTTCAGAAGAGTTGTGCTTCAAAAGATGGACATAAAAAAGGAGATAGCTCGTGCAGGAAAATATCTGCAAAAGCTGTTTAAGGAGGCTGGTGCACCTATCCAGTAA
- a CDS encoding sugar ABC transporter permease → MAYPLVQALILTFTSEGGAGLTLANWHSVFSDPMFWEALKNTLLLTGVIIPLQVLLALLLALFVNSKFRGYMIVIYLITIPLALSDVSAALMSYNIFSPQGYLNKVLLNLGLIHEPIYFFGFNVKSREFWIIVLTEVWRATPLVFVILLAGLQMIGKEYFEAADVFGFSRLQKFFYITLPLLKTSLQSALLLRTLFAFQIFGVVWLLAGRDIPILAGETFYQQTELQDYNVAAVYGVIIAIISVIISWFYLTFLKGAKELSES, encoded by the coding sequence ATGGCATATCCTCTTGTTCAAGCTCTCATCTTGACATTCACGAGTGAGGGAGGCGCTGGTTTAACCCTTGCAAACTGGCATTCGGTTTTCTCAGATCCCATGTTTTGGGAAGCGCTCAAAAACACCTTGCTTTTAACTGGTGTTATTATTCCACTTCAGGTTCTTCTCGCTTTGCTTTTGGCCTTATTTGTGAATTCTAAGTTTAGAGGATATATGATAGTTATATACCTTATAACCATTCCTCTTGCTTTAAGCGATGTTTCTGCTGCTCTAATGAGCTATAACATTTTTTCTCCGCAAGGGTATCTAAATAAGGTGCTTTTAAACCTGGGCCTAATACACGAACCTATATATTTCTTTGGCTTCAACGTTAAATCGCGGGAGTTTTGGATAATAGTTCTCACTGAGGTTTGGAGGGCTACCCCTCTGGTGTTCGTTATCCTGCTCGCCGGATTACAGATGATAGGAAAGGAGTACTTCGAGGCGGCAGATGTTTTCGGCTTCAGCAGATTGCAAAAGTTTTTCTATATAACGCTTCCCCTGCTTAAGACGAGCTTGCAATCCGCGCTTCTTTTGAGGACCCTTTTTGCCTTTCAAATCTTTGGCGTGGTCTGGCTTCTCGCTGGAAGGGATATACCTATACTCGCGGGAGAAACGTTTTATCAGCAAACAGAGCTACAGGACTATAATGTCGCTGCGGTTTATGGTGTTATAATAGCGATCATTTCCGTTATAATAAGCTGGTTTTACTTAACGTTCCTGAAGGGAGCCAAGGAGCTGAGCGAATCATGA
- a CDS encoding globin-coupled sensor protein → MREEERIAQKKEFTMITEEEEKALREIANILEKKVSDFADKIYYHLSRAEERRKHALGTSKAEEWRFALREYLTSLIKDNIDARYLEKRVTLGKKNYKTGVALEHFIGIYNPLIKPLLEAVFDAYKEEKDKAILTFSGLMKRINLDVQIVIETYMSLVGESVAEANNDLKTVVKTISKIAGQTKLLALNAAIEAARAGTAGKTFAVVAQEIGKLASSSARAAEEADEMIRKHLENFVKGWS, encoded by the coding sequence ATGCGCGAAGAGGAAAGAATAGCGCAGAAAAAGGAATTTACTATGATCACGGAAGAGGAAGAGAAAGCATTAAGAGAGATAGCAAATATACTTGAAAAGAAAGTCTCCGACTTTGCCGATAAGATCTACTATCATCTCTCAAGAGCAGAAGAAAGAAGAAAGCATGCACTTGGCACATCAAAAGCAGAGGAATGGAGGTTCGCCTTGAGAGAATACTTAACGAGCTTAATCAAAGATAACATAGATGCCCGCTATCTTGAGAAGAGAGTGACCCTCGGCAAAAAAAACTACAAAACCGGTGTGGCGCTCGAACATTTCATAGGAATATATAATCCACTCATCAAGCCATTGCTTGAAGCCGTATTCGATGCATATAAAGAGGAAAAAGATAAAGCTATTTTAACATTTAGCGGACTTATGAAAAGAATAAATCTCGATGTTCAAATAGTCATAGAAACCTACATGAGCTTGGTAGGAGAAAGCGTCGCTGAAGCCAACAATGATCTTAAGACGGTGGTCAAAACCATATCTAAGATAGCAGGGCAAACTAAGCTCCTTGCCCTCAACGCTGCGATAGAAGCCGCTCGTGCCGGGACTGCTGGAAAGACCTTCGCCGTGGTAGCCCAAGAAATAGGCAAACTCGCCTCTTCTTCAGCAAGAGCTGCCGAAGAGGCAGACGAAATGATAAGAAAACACTTAGAGAATTTCGTCAAGGGGTGGAGTTAA
- a CDS encoding fumarate hydratase C-terminal domain-containing protein, whose product MEYRLETPLVAEDVKKLEIGDIVYLSGLIYTFRDRAHQRAMEYKAQGKPLPLDLEGAVIYHCGPIVKEEEGEWRLVVAGPTTSARLNRIEPEFIRSFGIRGIIGKGGMDKMVLEAMMENSCVYLAFPGGCAVLAASAVEKVEGVEWYDLGMAEAVWKLRVRNFGPLIVAMDTHGDSIYDNVAELTPPLDEIL is encoded by the coding sequence AAGAAGCTTGAGATAGGGGATATAGTCTATCTTTCAGGGCTAATATACACCTTCCGGGATAGAGCTCATCAAAGAGCAATGGAGTACAAAGCTCAGGGTAAGCCTCTTCCTCTGGATCTTGAAGGGGCAGTCATCTACCATTGTGGCCCCATAGTTAAGGAGGAGGAAGGGGAATGGCGACTCGTCGTTGCGGGTCCAACGACGAGCGCCCGTTTAAATCGCATTGAGCCCGAGTTTATTCGTAGCTTTGGGATTAGGGGAATAATAGGAAAGGGTGGAATGGATAAAATGGTACTTGAGGCTATGATGGAGAATAGCTGTGTTTATCTTGCCTTTCCTGGAGGATGCGCTGTTTTAGCTGCTTCAGCGGTTGAAAAGGTTGAGGGAGTAGAATGGTATGATCTTGGTATGGCTGAAGCGGTTTGGAAGCTTCGCGTTAGGAATTTTGGTCCCCTTATAGTGGCTATGGATACTCATGGTGATAGCATATATGACAATGTTGCTGAGTTAACTCCACCCCTTGACGAAATTCTCTAA